One window from the genome of Pararhizobium gei encodes:
- the mce gene encoding methylmalonyl-CoA epimerase: MLGRVNHIALAVPNLAEAIETYTSTLGASVSEPELLPEHGVRVVFVTLENTKVELLEPLGETSPIAAFLARNPGGGMHHICYEVDDIISARDRLVAAGCRVLGDGEPKFGAHGKPVLFLHPKDFFGTLIELEQV; this comes from the coding sequence ATGCTGGGACGGGTCAACCACATTGCTCTTGCCGTGCCGAACCTGGCCGAGGCAATCGAAACCTATACCTCTACACTCGGCGCATCCGTTTCCGAGCCTGAACTGTTGCCTGAGCATGGCGTCCGTGTGGTGTTCGTGACGCTGGAAAACACCAAGGTGGAACTGCTGGAGCCGCTCGGCGAGACTTCACCGATCGCGGCTTTCCTCGCAAGGAACCCGGGTGGCGGCATGCATCACATCTGTTATGAGGTCGATGACATCATATCGGCTCGCGACCGGCTCGTCGCTGCCGGCTGCAGAGTGTTGGGCGATGGCGAGCCGAAGTTCGGCGCCCACGGCAAGCCCGTCCTTTTTCTGCATCCCAAGGATTTCTTCGGGACGCTGATCGAGCTGGAGCAGGTGTGA
- a CDS encoding biotin--[acetyl-CoA-carboxylase] ligase has protein sequence MSRARRGGISLDDFRHTALGDVGSTNTECLLRARAGDEGLHWITALRQIEGRGRRGRAWTSEPGNLYASLLLIDPAPLAKLHSLPLAVAVALHQAVQEVMPLASNPVTIKWPNDILIGGKKCSGILLEGETLPGGQQALVIGCGVNIAHAPDHALYPVTCLHAEGASVSTDEFFARFFKTMGEALNDWDRGEGVSSIIAQWRAAAGGIGQKITVNLQDRSLSGRFEGIDEDGRLVLDTGSDTVHRIAAGDVFFG, from the coding sequence ATCAGCCGGGCACGGCGTGGTGGAATTTCGCTCGATGATTTCCGCCACACGGCTCTCGGCGACGTCGGCTCGACAAACACCGAATGTCTGCTTCGGGCAAGAGCCGGTGACGAGGGACTGCACTGGATAACAGCCTTGCGGCAGATCGAGGGGCGCGGTCGCCGCGGTCGTGCCTGGACTTCCGAGCCGGGCAATCTCTACGCATCCTTGCTTTTGATCGATCCCGCTCCGCTTGCCAAGCTGCATTCGCTGCCCTTGGCCGTCGCTGTCGCGCTTCATCAGGCCGTTCAGGAGGTCATGCCGCTGGCATCGAACCCGGTCACGATCAAATGGCCTAACGATATTCTGATCGGCGGCAAGAAATGCTCTGGGATTCTGCTGGAGGGCGAAACATTGCCGGGCGGCCAGCAAGCGCTGGTGATCGGTTGCGGCGTCAACATTGCGCATGCGCCCGACCACGCGCTATACCCCGTTACCTGCCTTCACGCAGAAGGCGCCAGCGTTTCGACGGACGAGTTTTTTGCCCGCTTCTTTAAGACGATGGGCGAGGCATTAAATGACTGGGACAGGGGTGAAGGTGTGAGCAGCATCATCGCCCAATGGCGTGCCGCGGCGGGTGGCATCGGCCAGAAAATCACGGTCAACCTGCAGGACCGCTCGCTTTCCGGGCGGTTCGAGGGCATAGATGAAGACGGCCGGCTGGTCCTCGATACGGGGTCAGACACTGTACACCGCATTGCCGCCGGCGATGTGTTTTTTGGATGA
- a CDS encoding lipoprotein-releasing ABC transporter permease subunit, whose protein sequence is MSATTLDEDKPAVAAKPPGRAFSTFERMVAWRYLRSRRKEAFISVIAGFSFIGIMLGVATLIIVMAVMNGFRTELISRILGINGHMIVQPLDGPLNNYAELATKFSGVTGVTMAIPMIEGQTLASGPGGAGTGALVRGVRADDLAKMRSISDHLVSGDLVGFAAGTGVAIGSRMAEQLGITAGGTITLVAPEGDITPMGVNPRVKSYTVSAIFEIGMSEYDASIIFMPLEEAQLYFNAEGIVQSIELFVTNPDLVDDLRQPIEDAAGRQVLISDWRDRNKTFFSALQVERNVMFMILTLIVLVAALNIVSGLIMLVKDKGSDIAILRTMGASSGSIMRIFFMTGAAIGIVGTFAGVLLGVVVCLNVESIRQFFSWISGTTLFNPELYFLSQLPADMNPGETISVVLMAVGLSFLATIFPAWRASRLDPVQALRYE, encoded by the coding sequence ATGAGCGCGACCACGCTAGACGAGGACAAGCCGGCGGTAGCGGCCAAGCCGCCCGGCCGGGCCTTTTCGACCTTCGAGCGCATGGTGGCGTGGCGGTACCTGCGCTCGCGGCGCAAGGAAGCCTTCATCTCGGTGATCGCCGGATTTTCCTTCATCGGCATCATGCTCGGCGTTGCGACGCTGATCATCGTAATGGCCGTGATGAACGGATTTCGCACGGAGCTGATCTCGCGCATCCTCGGTATCAACGGCCACATGATCGTGCAGCCGCTTGATGGGCCGCTCAACAACTACGCTGAGCTTGCGACGAAATTTTCCGGCGTCACGGGCGTGACCATGGCGATCCCGATGATCGAGGGGCAGACGCTGGCGTCAGGCCCCGGCGGCGCCGGCACGGGCGCGCTGGTGCGGGGCGTGCGTGCCGACGATCTTGCAAAGATGAGGTCGATCTCGGACCATCTCGTCTCCGGCGATCTCGTCGGGTTTGCGGCGGGCACCGGCGTTGCCATCGGATCGCGCATGGCCGAGCAGCTCGGCATTACCGCCGGGGGCACGATCACGCTTGTCGCGCCAGAGGGCGACATCACGCCAATGGGCGTCAATCCGCGCGTCAAGTCCTATACGGTTTCGGCCATCTTCGAGATCGGCATGTCGGAATATGATGCGTCGATCATCTTCATGCCGCTCGAAGAAGCGCAACTCTATTTCAATGCCGAAGGGATCGTGCAGTCGATCGAACTCTTCGTCACCAATCCCGACCTCGTCGATGATCTCCGCCAGCCCATTGAAGACGCCGCCGGCCGCCAGGTGCTGATCAGCGACTGGCGCGACCGCAACAAGACATTCTTTTCAGCACTTCAGGTGGAGCGCAATGTCATGTTCATGATCCTGACGCTGATCGTTCTGGTGGCGGCGCTGAATATCGTGTCGGGGCTGATCATGCTGGTCAAGGACAAGGGCAGCGACATCGCCATCCTGCGCACCATGGGCGCGTCCTCCGGGTCGATTATGCGCATCTTTTTCATGACGGGGGCCGCCATCGGCATTGTCGGAACTTTCGCCGGCGTGCTTCTCGGCGTGGTGGTCTGCCTGAATGTCGAATCGATCCGCCAGTTCTTTTCCTGGATCTCCGGAACGACATTGTTCAATCCGGAGCTTTATTTCCTCAGCCAGCTTCCGGCCGACATGAATCCGGGGGAGACGATTTCGGTCGTCCTCATGGCCGTCGGGCTGTCCTTCCTTGCCACGATCTTTCCGGCCTGGCGCGCCTCGCGCCTCGATCCGGTTCAAGCTCTGCGCTACGAATAA
- a CDS encoding ribonuclease J, with product MSKKDELVFLPLGGVGEIGMNLALYGYGEPANRQWIMVDCGVTFPGLDLPGVDLVLPDIRFLAKERKNLKGIIITHAHEDHYGALADLWPGLNVPVYASPFTAGMLEAKRSYERSRAEVPITIFKEGDRITVGPFEIEAIGVNHSIPEPMSLVIRTPLGNLVHTGDWKIDHAPSLGPFTDEARFRAVGDEGVLALMCDSTNAVRDGVSPSEEEVSASLTKIIQSAQGRVAITTFSSNVGRIRSIAKASAAAGREVLLLGSSMKRVVQVARDVGLMEGLNPFIAEDEFGYIPRDKVVVILTGSQGESRAALAKIARDEMRNVAFTAGDTVVFSSRAIPGNEKAINDIKNGLVEQGIYIVTDNEALVHVSGHPRRNELQQMYQWTRPQILVPVHGEAVHLSAQTELGLQAGIKTVPRVRNGDILRLAPGPATVIGTAPHGRIYKDGSLIGDFEEMGIGERRKLSFAGHVCVNVVLDERYDFNADPDVVTIGLPEFDDEGEDMNDTLYDAVLGAVESIPRGKRKDLAMVQEAVRRAVRGTTNEIWGKKPVVTVFINKL from the coding sequence ATGAGCAAAAAAGACGAACTCGTCTTCCTGCCCCTGGGCGGGGTTGGAGAAATCGGCATGAACCTGGCCTTGTACGGCTATGGCGAGCCGGCCAACCGCCAATGGATCATGGTCGATTGCGGCGTGACTTTTCCGGGGCTCGATCTGCCCGGTGTCGATCTCGTGCTGCCGGATATCCGCTTCCTTGCAAAAGAGCGCAAGAACCTGAAAGGCATCATCATCACGCATGCCCATGAGGATCATTACGGCGCGCTTGCCGATCTTTGGCCGGGTCTCAATGTTCCGGTCTACGCTTCACCCTTTACCGCAGGCATGCTCGAAGCCAAGCGCAGCTATGAGCGCAGCCGCGCGGAAGTGCCGATCACGATCTTCAAGGAAGGCGACCGCATCACTGTCGGGCCTTTTGAAATTGAGGCCATCGGCGTCAACCATTCGATCCCCGAGCCAATGTCTCTGGTAATCCGCACGCCGCTTGGCAATCTTGTCCATACCGGCGACTGGAAGATCGATCACGCGCCGTCGCTTGGGCCGTTTACCGATGAGGCCCGTTTCCGTGCCGTCGGCGACGAAGGCGTGCTGGCGCTGATGTGCGACAGCACCAATGCTGTGCGAGACGGCGTATCTCCTTCGGAAGAGGAAGTCTCCGCGAGCCTCACGAAAATCATCCAGAGCGCCCAGGGCCGGGTTGCGATCACCACCTTTTCCTCCAATGTCGGGCGCATTCGCTCCATCGCCAAGGCGTCTGCCGCCGCCGGGCGCGAAGTGCTTCTGCTTGGAAGTTCGATGAAGCGCGTGGTGCAGGTTGCCCGCGATGTCGGCCTGATGGAAGGGCTCAATCCCTTCATCGCCGAGGACGAGTTCGGCTATATCCCGCGCGACAAGGTGGTCGTCATCCTGACGGGAAGCCAGGGCGAATCCCGCGCGGCGCTTGCCAAGATCGCCCGCGACGAGATGCGAAATGTTGCTTTCACGGCCGGCGACACGGTGGTGTTTTCGTCGCGCGCCATTCCCGGAAACGAGAAGGCGATCAACGACATCAAGAACGGCCTCGTCGAGCAGGGCATTTATATCGTCACGGATAACGAAGCGTTGGTGCATGTTTCCGGCCACCCGCGCCGCAACGAATTGCAGCAGATGTACCAGTGGACGCGGCCACAGATTCTTGTGCCGGTTCACGGCGAGGCAGTGCATCTGTCCGCGCAGACGGAACTAGGCCTGCAGGCGGGCATCAAGACCGTGCCGCGGGTGCGAAACGGTGATATCCTGCGCCTTGCGCCAGGTCCGGCAACGGTCATTGGCACGGCGCCGCATGGCCGCATCTACAAGGATGGCAGCCTGATCGGCGATTTCGAGGAGATGGGGATCGGCGAACGCCGCAAGCTTTCCTTTGCCGGACATGTCTGCGTCAATGTCGTGCTGGACGAGCGTTACGACTTCAATGCCGATCCGGATGTCGTGACCATCGGCCTGCCGGAGTTCGACGACGAAGGCGAGGACATGAACGACACGCTCTATGATGCCGTGCTCGGCGCTGTCGAGAGCATACCCCGCGGCAAACGCAAGGATCTCGCCATGGTGCAGGAAGCTGTGCGTCGTGCCGTTCGCGGGACGACCAACGAGATATGGGGCAAGAAGCCGGTCGTAACCGTTTTCATCAACAAGCTGTAA
- the proS gene encoding proline--tRNA ligase, producing MRLSRFFMPILKENPKEAEIVSHRLMLRAGMIRQQSAGIYSWLPLGKRVLDKVNGIIREEQNRAGAVELLMPTLQSAELWQESGRYDAYGKEMLRIKDRQDRPMLYGPTNEEMITDVFRSTIKSYKDLPLNLYHIQLKFRDEIRPRFGTMRSREFLMKDAYSFDLDREGAVQSYNRMFAAYLRTFSRLGLRAIPMRADTGPIGGDLSHEFIILADTGESEVFCHKNFLDFDIPAEDTDFWDADAMKAVFDRWTSVYAATSEMHDEAAFGAIDEQSKISARGIEVGHIFYFGTKYSEAMGAKVQGPDGKEHTVHMGSYGIGPTRLVPAIIEASHDENGIIWPASVAPFGAVVINMKSGDAACDAACETLYSALNTAGLDPLYDDKEDRAGTKFATADLIGIPVQIIAGPRSVASGEVELKDRKTGARETLTVEAAINKLTASN from the coding sequence ATGCGCCTGTCCCGCTTTTTCATGCCTATCTTAAAAGAAAATCCGAAGGAAGCGGAGATCGTTTCCCATCGGCTGATGCTGCGCGCGGGCATGATCCGCCAGCAGTCCGCGGGGATTTATAGCTGGCTGCCGCTCGGCAAGCGGGTTCTCGACAAGGTGAACGGCATCATTCGGGAAGAACAGAACCGGGCCGGTGCCGTCGAGCTTCTGATGCCGACCCTGCAGTCGGCCGAGCTATGGCAGGAAAGCGGTCGCTATGACGCTTACGGCAAGGAAATGTTGCGCATCAAGGACCGGCAGGACCGGCCAATGCTCTATGGACCTACCAATGAGGAAATGATCACAGACGTGTTCCGTTCGACGATCAAGTCCTACAAGGATCTGCCGCTCAATCTCTATCATATCCAGCTGAAATTCCGTGACGAGATCAGGCCGCGTTTCGGCACCATGCGCTCGCGCGAGTTCCTGATGAAGGATGCCTATTCCTTCGATCTCGACCGGGAAGGGGCCGTCCAGTCCTACAACCGGATGTTCGCCGCCTATCTCAGGACCTTCTCGCGGCTTGGCCTGCGCGCCATTCCGATGCGCGCCGACACCGGCCCCATCGGCGGTGATCTCAGCCATGAGTTCATCATTCTCGCCGATACCGGCGAATCGGAAGTCTTCTGCCACAAAAACTTCCTCGATTTCGATATCCCGGCTGAAGATACAGATTTCTGGGATGCCGATGCGATGAAGGCGGTTTTCGACCGGTGGACTTCGGTTTATGCCGCGACATCCGAGATGCACGACGAAGCAGCCTTCGGCGCGATCGATGAGCAGTCGAAGATCTCTGCCCGGGGCATAGAAGTGGGCCACATCTTCTATTTCGGAACGAAATATTCCGAGGCCATGGGCGCCAAGGTGCAGGGCCCCGATGGCAAGGAACACACGGTCCATATGGGCTCCTACGGCATCGGCCCGACCCGCCTCGTACCGGCCATCATCGAAGCGTCCCATGACGAGAACGGCATCATCTGGCCGGCCTCCGTCGCGCCCTTTGGTGCTGTCGTCATCAATATGAAGTCCGGCGACGCGGCCTGTGACGCAGCGTGCGAAACACTCTACAGCGCTTTGAACACGGCGGGTCTCGATCCGCTTTACGACGACAAGGAAGATCGCGCCGGCACGAAGTTCGCGACCGCCGATCTGATCGGCATTCCCGTGCAGATCATCGCGGGCCCACGCTCCGTCGCAAGCGGCGAGGTCGAGCTCAAGGATCGCAAGACAGGCGCACGCGAAACATTGACCGTCGAGGCGGCGATCAACAAACTGACCGCTTCGAATTAA
- a CDS encoding ABC transporter ATP-binding protein — translation MTARVALQLTGVERHYSQGEERLSILKGADFSLHGGQTVALVAPSGTGKSTLLHLAGLLERPDAGEVLINGQSCGALGDEQRTAIRRNDIGFVYQFHHLLPEFTAIENIMMPQLIAGLNKAEARERAAALLDYMRIGHRAEHRPSELSGGEQQRVAIARAVANAPLVLLADEPTGNLDPETAGYVFEALEALVRQSGLAAMIATHNYDLASRMDRRVTIEDGKVVEL, via the coding sequence ATGACTGCGCGCGTGGCACTGCAGCTTACCGGCGTCGAGCGCCATTATTCTCAGGGTGAAGAGAGGCTTTCGATCCTGAAGGGCGCTGATTTCTCGCTTCATGGCGGCCAGACTGTGGCGCTTGTCGCGCCATCCGGCACGGGCAAGTCGACGCTTCTGCACCTCGCCGGGCTGCTGGAGCGCCCGGACGCCGGCGAGGTCCTGATCAACGGTCAATCCTGTGGTGCGCTCGGCGACGAGCAGCGCACGGCCATACGCCGCAACGATATCGGCTTCGTCTACCAGTTTCATCATCTGTTGCCGGAATTCACGGCAATCGAAAACATCATGATGCCGCAGCTGATCGCCGGCCTCAACAAGGCCGAGGCCCGAGAGCGCGCTGCCGCCCTGCTGGACTATATGCGCATCGGTCACCGCGCCGAGCATCGGCCTTCGGAGCTCTCGGGCGGCGAGCAGCAGCGCGTCGCAATCGCGCGTGCCGTGGCCAACGCGCCTCTGGTGCTGCTGGCCGACGAACCGACGGGCAATCTCGATCCGGAAACGGCGGGCTATGTCTTCGAAGCGCTGGAGGCTCTGGTGCGCCAGTCGGGCCTGGCGGCGATGATCGCGACCCACAACTACGATCTTGCCTCTCGCATGGACCGGCGGGTCACGATCGAGGACGGCAAGGTGGTCGAGCTTTAG
- a CDS encoding IS630 family transposase (programmed frameshift), protein MSKALSMDLRVRALAAVSQGLSHRAAAERFEGSAASISRWRKLERDQGDARPRALGGDRRSARIDAHMNAILEALGPHKDATIEEVRRSLAEQGLFFGFGTIQRFFARHTITRKKRGAHASEQDRPDILKRRQEWFDGQIDLDPARLVFIGETWASTNMARRHGRCARGERLRISVPHGHWKTTTFIGALTLRGFIAPFVIDRPVNRIIFETYVEKVLLPELRPGDIIVMDNLSSHKGPRVREMIESVGARLEYLPPYSPDFNPIENAFSKLKALLRKAAKRSIGGLWTTIGQLLNLFTPNECQNYFAAAGYDAT, encoded by the exons ATGTCGAAGGCTTTATCGATGGATTTGCGGGTGCGTGCTCTTGCTGCGGTTTCGCAGGGCCTGTCGCATCGGGCGGCGGCTGAACGTTTTGAGGGGAGCGCCGCCAGCATCAGCCGCTGGCGCAAGCTTGAGCGTGACCAAGGCGATGCCCGGCCTCGTGCCCTGGGCGGAGATCGGCGCTCCGCCCGCATCGATGCGCATATGAATGCCATCCTCGAAGCCTTGGGGCCGCACAAGGATGCGACCATCGAAGAGGTGCGGCGTAGCCTTGCCGAACAAGGACTGTTCTTCGGCTTCGGCACGATCCAGCGTTTCTTTGCCCGTCACACCATCACGCGTAAAAAAAGAG GCGCGCACGCCTCGGAGCAAGACCGTCCCGACATCCTGAAGCGGCGGCAGGAATGGTTCGATGGCCAGATCGACCTCGACCCCGCGCGCCTCGTCTTCATCGGAGAGACCTGGGCTTCGACAAACATGGCGCGACGCCATGGCCGATGTGCAAGAGGCGAGCGCCTGCGCATCAGCGTTCCTCATGGTCATTGGAAAACCACAACCTTCATCGGAGCGCTGACGTTACGCGGCTTCATTGCGCCTTTCGTCATCGACAGACCGGTTAACCGCATCATTTTCGAAACATATGTCGAGAAGGTATTGCTGCCCGAGCTTCGGCCCGGTGACATCATCGTCATGGACAACCTGTCCAGCCACAAGGGGCCAAGGGTGCGGGAAATGATCGAGAGCGTCGGCGCGAGGCTCGAATACCTCCCGCCATACAGTCCGGATTTCAATCCCATCGAAAACGCGTTCTCAAAACTCAAGGCTCTGCTACGCAAGGCAGCCAAGCGATCCATCGGCGGCCTCTGGACAACCATCGGCCAATTGCTCAACCTTTTCACCCCAAACGAATGCCAGAACTATTTCGCCGCCGCTGGATACGATGCAACATGA
- a CDS encoding DUF1467 family protein, which produces MPLFSTFAIYFIIWWLTLFMVLPIGLRTQAEEKSVVPGSVESAPLRFRGWRVFVMTSVLAAVIHLTWYILSVRLGYGLDAIPQFAPKFY; this is translated from the coding sequence ATGCCGTTGTTTTCGACATTTGCGATTTACTTCATTATCTGGTGGCTGACGCTTTTCATGGTTCTGCCAATCGGCTTGAGAACGCAGGCGGAAGAAAAGAGCGTCGTGCCGGGAAGCGTCGAGAGCGCACCGTTGCGGTTTCGGGGATGGCGGGTCTTCGTCATGACCTCGGTGCTGGCAGCAGTCATTCATTTGACCTGGTACATCCTGTCCGTTCGCCTTGGTTATGGACTTGACGCCATCCCGCAATTTGCACCGAAGTTCTACTGA